In one window of Dermochelys coriacea isolate rDerCor1 chromosome 3, rDerCor1.pri.v4, whole genome shotgun sequence DNA:
- the PRSS35 gene encoding inactive serine protease 35 encodes MGRILLLLMLSIPILCLTDGAETEQDFTWHLKNVPQIVSERTFALDSPKFEAKAKLELSNVCGIECQRRLPVPSLSDLKEFLSYETVFENGTRTLTHVNVLGLAVDAANTTTAKTSSRRKRQIYGTDSRFSISDKRFMTNFPFSTAVKISTGCSGILISPMHVLTAARCIHNGKDYIKGSKKLRVGLLKMRSKGEGKKRRGAQRGKRDVSVARDHSEHTTELKQRSKGRGRKQKATGRSRKTSDSKPSFQWTRVKSTQIPKGWFEGVTGDVSLDYDYAVLELKRPHKKKYMELGISPTIRKMPGSMIHFSGFDDDRSGQLVYRFCSVSDESSDLFYQYCDAEPGSIGSGVYLRLKEPNKKKWKRKIIAVYAGHQWMDVNGMQQDYNVAVRITPLKYAQICFWIHGNDENCTQG; translated from the coding sequence ATGGGACGTATATTGCTGCTATTGATGCTTTCCATTCCCATATTATGTTTGACTGATGGAGCCGAAACAGAACAAGATTTCACCTGGCACTTGAAGAACGTACCCCAGATTGTGAGTGAACGGACTTTTGcccttgacagccctaaatttgAGGCAAAAGCCAAATTAGAGCTGAGTAATGTGTGTGGAATTGAATGCCAAAGGAGACTCCCAGTGCCAAGCTTGTCTGACCTGAAGGAGTTTCTGTCCTATGAGACTGTTTTTGAGAATGGCACACGGACCCTGACTCATGTGAATGTTCTAGGGCTAGCAGTTGACGCAGCCAACACCACTACCGCAAAAACGTCCTCAAGAAGAAAGAGGCAGATATATGGCACAGACAGCAGATTCAGTATCTCTGACAAGAGGTTCATGACCAACTTCCCTTTCAGCACAGCTGTGAAGATTTCCACAGGCTGCAGTGGCATTCTTATTTCCCCCATGCACGTTCTAACAGCAGCTCGCTGTATTCATAATGGCAAGGATTACATCAAGGGCAGCAAAAAGCTGAGGGTGGGATTGCTGAAGATGAGATCTAAAGGTGAGGGCAAGAAACGCAGAGGTGCTCAAAGGGGTAAGAGAGATGTTTCTGTGGCAAGAGATCACAGTGAGCATACCACAGAATTGAAGCAGAGATCCAAAGGTCGTGGCAGAAAACAAAAGGCAACAGGGAGGAGTCGGAAAACCTCTGATAGTAAACCTTCCTTCCAGTGGACCAGAGTAAAGAGTACCCAGATCCCAAAAGGCTGGTTTGAAGGTGTAACTGGGGATGTTTCCCTGGATTACGATTATGCTGTTCTTGAGCTCAAGCGCCCTCACAAAAAGAAATATATGGAGCTGGGAATCAGCCCAACAATCAGAAAGATGCCTGGTAGCATGATCCACTTCTCAGGTTTTGATGATGATCGATCTGGGCAGCTGGTCTATCGATTTTGTAGTGTGTCTGATGAATCCAGTGATCTCTTCTACCAGTACTGTGATGCTGAGCCTGGGTCTATTGGGTCTGGAGTCTATCTCCGCCTTAAAGAGCCaaacaagaagaaatggaaacGCAAAATCATTGCTGTTTATGCAGGTCATCAGTGGATGGATGTAAATGGTATGCAGCAGGATTATAATGTAGCAGTACGAATTACTCCTCTCAAGTATGCCCAGATTTGTTTCTGGATACATGGGAATGATGAGAATTGTACACAAGGCTGA